From Melitaea cinxia chromosome 16, ilMelCinx1.1, whole genome shotgun sequence, a single genomic window includes:
- the LOC123661049 gene encoding indole-3-acetaldehyde oxidase-like, whose protein sequence is MSKIVLKINDVQYEVDGSYGPDVTLNEFIRNVADLRGTKVMCQEGGCGACIVAVRASLPPTNEVKLFSVNSCLVSVLSCQGWEILTVEGIGNRTIGYHEIQTRLAKFNGTQCGYCTPGWIMNMYSLYTSKNKELSSEEVENSFASNICRCTGYRAIADAFKSFATNADKRILAKLQDIEDLGVFKPCKKNCTPESDWCVIENCNNKAVTISGNSHNWFKVYNLQDVFKAIGQSEDYKLLAGNTGQGVYHVTEYPKNVIDIFHVAELKGYSIDVNLILGAGMPLTDMMDVFKSLSIENEDFSYLKEFYDHMDLVAHIPVRNIGTIGGNLYMKFLNNEFPSDLFLLFEIVGAMITIASSPDELNTITLVDFLKFDMTGKIIVNVMLPPLSALCHVKTFKIMPRSQNAHAIINAGFLFKFKNDDNTIEKATIVYGNVNPEFIHASSTEELLIDKDPYAEDVLESALKSLHAEINPDTIPPEPSAEYRKMLAVSLYYKAILSLCPEGKLDEKYRSGGNAIKRHSSKGTQTYDTDESVWPLNKPVPKLEALVQCSGEGTFANDLPTQTNELFGAFVTADVNPGSIIAGFDTSEAFKIPGVIAFYSAKDIPGKNNFTPLNDFLNFEEEILCSKEVKFNGQAAGIIVANREKVATNAAKLVKINYESVSEKTPLLSIQDVLASTEEERISTDKIVEATDTGNDVKKIISDEIVFETQYHYYLEPQTCVVKPSEDGFEVYSSTQYLDLTNVAVAQCLNVPVNSVNIIVRRIGGAYGGKITRASQIACAAAIVSQLQGKPCRFILPLQTNMKMIGKRAPTYCKFEAGVNETGEIQYLKVMYYQDSGCSKNETMSTTTILHLINCYDSKRWHIEANSVITDTPSTTWCRAPASTEGVAIIEYIMEKISQELGEDPLKVRQLNMKKEDNPIPELIEQLKKDSDFETRQSEVEDFNKNNRWRKRALKLMPMTYELFHLGPYNSIVSIYQGDGSVVLIHGATEMGQGVNTKVAQVCAYILGIPLEKVSVKSTTSFTSPNSVATGASVGSECASYATMKACEILNERLKPIKEKMPNATWEEIVVDAHNSGVNLQATYMYSTLEPVKPYDIYGIVALELEVDILTGNHDVIRVDLLEDTGRSLNPEIDVAQIEGAFVMGLGYWTSEKTVYDKITGKLLTDRTWTYKPPGIKDIPADYRIYFRRNGTNENGVLKSKATGEPALCLAAVITHALREAVRSARLDAGYEDQWVHIANPCTTENIFMAVEHKLEHLKLK, encoded by the exons tcTATACACGTCAAAGAACAAGGAACTAAGTTCTGAAGAAGTCGAAAATTCTTTTGCAAGTAATATATGCAGATGTACCGGATACCGAGCAATAGCAGATGCTTTTAAGAGTTTTGCTACTAATGCTGATAAACGCATATTAGCGAAATTACAAGACATAGAAGATTTAGGAGTATTCAAACCATGCAAAAAGAACTGCACACCAGAGAGTGATTGGTGTGTAatagaaaattgtaataataaagcCGTAACTATCAGTGGAAATAGCCATAATTggtttaaagtttataatttacaagATGTATTTAAGGCGATAGGGCAATCTGAAGATTACAAATTACTTGCTGGAAATACTGGACAAG gtgtATATCATGTAACAGAGTACCCAAAGAACGTTATAGATATTTTTCATGTGGCTGAATTAAAGGGATATTCGATAGATGTAAACTTAATATTAGGCGCCGGTATGCCTCTTACGGATATGATGGATGTTTTTAAGTCATTGTCAATTGAAAACGAAGATTTCTCATatttaaaagagttttacgatcaTATGGACTTGGTTGCGCATATACCAGTAAGGAAT atTGGAACTATTGGTGGGAACTTATATATGAAGTTTCTTAATAATGAATTTCCCTCCGATCTATTTTTACTTTTCGAAATTGTTGGGGCCATGATAACTATCG CGTCTTCTCCCGATGAGCTGAATACTATAACATTGGTGGACTTCCTTAAATTTGATATGACGGGCAAAATAATCGTAAATGTGATGTTACCGCCACTATCAGCATTGTGTCACGTAAAAACGTTTAAG ATAATGCCACGATCCCAAAATGCTCATGCCATAATTAATGCgggttttctttttaaattcaaaaacgaTGACAATACCATAGAGAAAGCGACGATAGTTTACGGAAACGTCAATCCAGAATTCATTCACGCTTCAAGCACTGAAGAATTATTAATTGATAAAGATCCTTATGCTGAAGATGTATTAGAATCAGCGCTTAAGAGTTTGCATGCGGAAATTAATCCTGATACAATACCACCAGAGCCATCAGCTGAATATAGAAAAATGTTAGCTGTGTCTCTTTATTACAAG GCAATACTCAGCTTATGTCCAGAAGGAAAATTAGATGAAAAATATCGTTCTGGTGGGAACGCTATCAAACGGCATTCTTCAAAGGGAACACAAACATATGACACAGATGAAAGTGTTTGGCCGCTGAACAAACCCGTGCCGAAATTGGAGGCACTGGTGCAATGTAGTGGAGAGGGTACCTTTGCGAATGACTTACCGACACAGACAAACGAACTATTTGGTGCCTTTGTCACCGCTGATGTTAATCCTGGCAGTATTATTGCTGGATTCGATACATCAGAGGCTTTT AAAATTCCAGGCGTCATAGCATTTTACAGTGCTAAAGATATCCCTGGGAAAAATAACTTCACCCCTTTAAACgactttttaaatttcgagGAAGAAATCTTGTGTTCAAAAGAAGTAAAGTTTAACGGTCAAGCTGCAGGGATTATTGTAGCAAATAGAGAAAAAGTCGCAACAAATGCTGCTAAGctcgttaaaattaattacgaaTCAGTTTCTGAAAAGACACCACTTTTATCCATTCAAGATGTTTTAGCATCGACTGAAGAAGAAAGAATATCGACAGACAAGATAGTAGAAGCGACTGATACCGGCaatgatgttaaaaaaattataagtgaTGAAATTGTTTTTGAAACACAATACCATTACTATTTAGAGCCACAGACGTGTGTAGTAAAACCATCAGAAGATGGATTTGAAGTTTATTCATCAACTCAATATCTTGATTTGACAAATGTTGCTGTAGCTCAATGTTTGAATGTTCCCGTAAATAG CGTCAACATAATCGTTCGTAGAATAGGCGGGGCTTATGGTGGTAAAATTACAAGAGCTTCCCAAATAGCTTGTGCAGCGGCTATAGTATCACAATTGCAAGGAAAACCTTGTCGATTTATCTTACCTCTTCAAACTAATATGAAAATGATTGGAAAACGAGCACCAACATACTGTAAATTTGAG GCTGGTGTAAATGAAACTGGTGAAATACAGTACCTAAAAGTAATGTATTATCAAGACAGTGGTTGCTCTAAAAATGAAACGATGTCTACGACAACAATTCTTCATTTAATCAATTGCTATGATTCAAAGCGATGGCACATAGAAGCTAATAGCGTAATTACTGATACTCCTTCTACAACGTGGTGTAGAGCACCAG CTTCAACCGAAGGCGTTGCAATTATTGAATATATAATGGAAAAAATATCCCAAGAGCTGGGTGAAGATCCTCTAAAAGTTCgtcaattaaatatgaaaaaggaAGATAATCCCATCCCAGAACTAATTGAACAACTTAAAAAAGATTCAGACTTTGAGACAAGACAGAGTGAAGTagaagattttaataaaaataatcgttgGAGAAAACGAGCTCTTAAATTAATGCCAATGACTTACGAACTATTTCACTTAGGACCGTATAATTCGATCGTGTCGATATATCAAGGGgatggttcagtagttttaatTCACGGTGCTACTGAAATGGGTCAAGGTGTTAATACGAAAGTAGCACAAGTATGCGCATATATTTTGGGAATACCATTAGAAAAAGTCAGTGTAAAATCAACCACTAGTTTTACATCACCAAACTCAGTGGCGACTGGAGCCAGCGTTGGCAGTGAATGTGCCTCGTACGCCACTATGAAAGCTTGCGAGATATTAAATGAGCGATTGAAACCTATTAAGGAGAAAATGCCAAATGCCACTTGGGAAGAAATTGTTGTGGATGCGCACAATTCTGGTGTAAACTTACAAGCTACGTACATGTATTCTACTCTGGAACCCGTAAAACCatatgatatttatggtattgTAGCTTTGGAACTAGAAGTAGACATTTTAACTGGTAATCACGATGTAATAAGAGTTGATCTGTTGGAAGACACTGGTCGAAGTTTAAATCCAGAGATTGACGTAGCACAG ATCGAAGGAGCCTTCGTTATGGGCTTAGGATACTGGACCTCGGAGAAAACTGTATACGATAAAATAACAGGCAAATTACTAACTGATCGTACGTGGACATATAAGCCTCCTGGTATAAAGGATATACCAGCTGACTACAGAATTTATTTTCGAAGGAATGGCACAAATGAAAATGGAGTTTTAAAATCAAAAg CGACGGGAGAACCGGCCTTATGCCTCGCGGCGGTTATCACCCACGCCTTACGAGAAGCGGTCAGATCAGCTCGTTTAGATGCAGGATATGAGGATCAATGGGTCCACATTG CAAATCCCTGCACCACTGAGAACATATTCATGGCTGTCGAACATAAGTTGGAGCacttgaaattgaaataa